A window of Excalfactoria chinensis isolate bCotChi1 chromosome Z, bCotChi1.hap2, whole genome shotgun sequence contains these coding sequences:
- the LOC140264582 gene encoding PHD finger protein 7-like, whose translation MPNMFQRNEEEASNSGEPECVLCRRTRVNPDTCGQMFSTGGLCAHQFCLFFADGLLEWRSPLGELFGFSLHAVQHAVQLADQKHCFVCGERGATISCAQTGCERSFHLPCAEDGECVTQYFGQHRSFCWEHRPRQAAEAAPSQNASCVICLEPVGDSTSYHTMVCPKHALHAATMRFFCPVCGGRTQFRSQMTTLGIQIPVRRPSWWDDQDYQSLRERHRRCDARMCIYLGGRERAQEKGRWQLLLCSSCGSEGTHRNCTFWATSGNSWECDTCAAAGTGKRQRAACLGAWPGKAWQQGLGVALPVP comes from the exons CGTGCTGTGCCGCAGGACACGGGTCAACCCGGACACCTGCGGGCAGATGTTTTCCACCGGTGGGCTCTGTGCCCACCAGTTCTGCTTG ttCTTTGCTGATGGCCTCTTGGAGTGGAGAAGCCCGCTGGGAGAACTTTTTGGCTTCTCCCTTCATGCCGTCCAGCATGCAGTCCAGCTGGCAGACCAGAAG cactgctttgtctgcGGCGAGAGGGGAGCTACCATCAGCTGCGCGCAGACAGGCTGTGAGcgcagcttccatctgccctgcgcCGAGGACGGGGAGTGCGTCACCCAATATTTTGGGCAGCACCG gtccttctgctgggagcatcgcCCTCGACAGGCAGCggaggcagctccatctcagAACGCCTCCTgtgtcatctgcctggagcccGTGGGGGACAGCACGTCCTAccacaccatggtgtgcccg aaacatgCCTTACACGCTGCCACCATGCGCTTCTTCTGCCCCGTCTGTGGAGGAAGAACGCAATTCAGGTCCCAGATGACCACACTGGGGATCCAGATCCCagtcag ACGACCATCTTGGTGGGACGATCAGGACTACCAGTCTCTGAGAGAGAGGCACAGGCGGTGTGATGCCAGAATGTGCATCTAccttggaggcagggagagggcaCAGGAGAAGGG gcgctggcagctgctgctctgcagctcctgtggctcaGAAGGCACGCACCGGAACTGCACCTTCTGGGCCACCAGCGGCAATAGCTGGGAGTGCGACACCTGCGCTGCTGcgggcaccggtaagaggcaaagAGCCGCATGCCTCGGGGCCTGGCCAGGCAAGGCCTGGCAGCAGGGGCTCGGGGTGGCCTTGCCCGTGCCATGA